A window of Malania oleifera isolate guangnan ecotype guangnan chromosome 5, ASM2987363v1, whole genome shotgun sequence contains these coding sequences:
- the LOC131155574 gene encoding uncharacterized protein LOC131155574, protein MSPTTVLVLCFLCIFSSAAASAAGDGELTAYEILQRYDFPVGLLPKGVTGYDLDPATGQFSAYLNGTCSFSLEGSYQLKYRPTIRGLIAKDRITKLNGISVKVLFLWLNIVEVVRSGDELDFSVGIASANFPIDNFEECPQCGCGLNCVNGQVSKLRTNPFVASV, encoded by the coding sequence ATGTCTCCGACTACAGTTCTAGTCCTCTGTTTTCTCTGTATCTTCTCGTCGGCTGCGGCATCGGCCGCCGGCGACGGCGAACTCACGGCCTACGAAATTCTCCAACGATACGATTTCCCTGTGGGTCTTCTTCCGAAGGGCGTAACGGGCTACGATCTTGACCCCGCCACGGGCCAATTTTCCGCTTATTTGAACGGGACTTGCAGCTTTTCTCTCGAGGGCTCGTACCAGCTCAAATACAGGCCGACCATTCGTGGGCTCATCGCCAAAGACAGAATCACTAAGCTTAACGGTATCAGCGTGAAGGTTCTGTTCCTGTGGCTCAACATTGTGGAGGTCGTTCGGAGCGGCGATGAGCTCGACTTCTCTGTGGGGATTGCGTCGGCGAATTTCCCGATTGACAACTTCGAGGAGTGCCCGCAGTGTGGGTGTGGCTTGAATTGCGTTAATGGGCAAGTAAGCAAGCTTAGAACGAACCCTTTTGTTGCTtcagtttaa
- the LOC131155573 gene encoding protein SENESCENCE-ASSOCIATED GENE 21, mitochondrial-like codes for MARFFSNAKPLPTLVADHISLPVNRRGYAAAAVQGVAATAAGGGGGAAAGRSGAVVNKQGEQTGKATSSWVPDPVTGYYRPENLADEIDVVDLRNMLLKHKH; via the exons ATGGCTCGCTTCTTCTCCAACGCTAAGCCTCTCCCTACTCTCGTCGCCGATCATATTTCCCTCCCTGTTAACAG GCGGGGTTATGCTGCAGCGGCGGTGCAAGGCGTTGCGGCGACCGCGgcgggaggaggaggaggagcagCAGCAGGAAGGAGCGGTGCGGTGGTCAACAAACAAGGAGAACAGACGGGGAAGGCGACATCTTCTTGGGTCCCAGATCCCGTCACCGGTTACTACCGGCCGGAAAATCTCGCCGACGAGATCGACGTCGTCGACCTCAGAAATATGCTCCTCAAGCACAAGCACTGA